caggggattagcaaaaatggtggaatatgatggatatcattatacaaagtatatgtatgaagacttgaactgggtgtcaacatacttatataaaaacagagatatgaaaaattgtggtgtatatatatgtattaagaattggaatacaacaacaaacaaagtacatgtatcaaGGCAGAAATTgttatgaatatactttatataaagagatatgaaaaattgtgccctatatgtgtaataagaattgtaatgctttccactgctgttatgtgtttttaaaaattaattgattaattaaaaaaataaaaacagatactaTGTATGTATAGTATCATAGAATGACTAAAATGTTGGATTGAAGCACAGATTGATTTGAAGATATACTCCTATTCTTTAATCTCTTTGCTACAACTTCTCTTTTAACATATGTTAAACACATGATGTAATGTTTCTTAATGCAATCTCAGAGGTTTGCAAAAATATACAAGTTCTGTATGGTTCTGTAGGGCTGGCTGAGGGGGAAATTGACAAATGAGACCACATCCACGCCTGGGGATTAGGAATTCCTAGAGGAAAGTAACAAATTGTGTAGAACTTTGATTCTCAAAAGACCCAACTTTAGGTCTACTAAACAGGTGGTAAATGCAGGCTCAGTACTTTCTGCCTCCAGGGGCTCATCCAATTtgggatgaagtcataaaacacagcataattttctgtgcttttaaTGATCTTTCCTGGAACCATGGGGATTCTCAAGTGAGTGAGGTGAAGTTTTGGAGGCTGGTATGAGATGGTTGTTTTCCTTTCTGCAAAGGAAGAGTAACAACAACAGAAATGCTCAAATGGAATATTCCCCAGAGCAGCTCTTCTAGCATGTCAGAGAAAGATCTGAGGTGATTCTTATTTCCTCTTTCATCATCAGAAACTTGTCCTCTTAGGACAGACACTTGGGAGGAAGCCCTTGAAGTTCAGCATCAGCAAGAACCTCCAGTGCATCAGGTAAGCCCTGAACCATCTTTGTCATGATAATTTTCCTTCAAAGTCAAAGCTCTAAAAATCATGGATTGTGGAGAAAAACcacctttttatttctcttttcaaccTTGATCCTTACAGAAGAATGAAGAGGGAAGAAATGATGTTCAGAGACACTGGCAAGTCAGCTAGCACTCATCCTTGATGAAACATACATGAAGGGTGGAGGAAGAAGGCAAGAAATGGCAAATCCTCAAGTAGCAACATAGGAAGTCATACACTTTATAGGCCTTGCTGCATGTCTATAGACAACCTTCAGCCTGGAACCCAACAGCTCCAGCTAGCCTTCTGGGGTCAAAGATTAGAGGTTCATTTCAACATCGCCTTCCACTCTGGCTTCTAAGGGTCTCACTCCAGAAGCAATGGCTATGGAAAATGACTCCTCCGTGGTAGAGTTTTTCCTTACAGGATTAACAAACCGACCTGAGCTAGAGCTACCCCTGTTCTTCCTGATCTTGGTAAACTGTACAGTCACTGTGGTGGGAAACATGAGCTTAATTGTTCTAATTTTCCTGAATTTGCATCTTCACActcccatgtactttttcctctttaacttgtccttcattgatttctgttatTCATTTGTCTGTACCCCTAAAATGCTCCTGTGCTTTGTTTCAGAGAGGAACATCATCTCCTTTGCAGGATGCATGACTCagctatttttcttctgcttttttgtcCACTCAGAGTGCTATGTGCTGACAGCCATGGCCTAtgatcgctatgtggccatctgtcagCCTCTGCTGTACAGGGTGGTCATGTCCCCTAGGGTCTGTTCTCTGCTGATGTTGGGTTCTTACTTGATGGGGTTTGCTGGTGCCATGGTGCACACAGGGTGCATGATAAGGCTCAGTTTCTGTGACTCCAATGTCATCAATCATTACATGTGTGACATCCTTCCTCTCCTTCAACTGTCCTGCAGCAGCACCCACGTCAATGAGCTTGTGAGTTCTGTTGTTGTGGGGACAGTAGTCATTGTATCCAGCCTCATTATCCTAATCTCTTATGCTTTGATTCTTTATAATGTCCTTCATATGTCCTCAGCTAAGGGTTCATCCAAGGCCATGAGCACCTGTGGTTCTCACATAGTAACTGTTGGCCTGTTCTATGGATTTGGGCTGCTCACTCATGTTAAAACATCATCTCCAGGATCTGTGACCCAGGAGAAATTCTTCTCCGTGTTTTGCAATTTTGGGGTTCCCATGCTTAATCCCCTCATTTATAGCCTTAGGAACAAGGATGTCAAACTTGCTCTGAAGAGAACTTTGAAGAGAATCACAAACTGAACTCTCCAGCCTTGGTCCCTGTTCCCATTGCTAGGTCTTTTTCTGTAATTCCCATTCTTCTTAATCTTAACCAccttccttccattcttcctCCTCATCTCCCTTATCTTTTATTCTGCAGTTTGAGCTGTATTTTcactgtaatttttgtttttacactATGCAATGCAACTATGTGGACTTATTCTTGGAGTTGAGACTTGTTTTTAGTCCCAAGAAGACACCAGAATTTGTCTTTATTCCCTGTACTACATGGAGGCACTGGACTGAAGTCTTTTCTATCTGTATATAAGACTATCTAGTATGTTTTTGTATGTCTTATCTATCCAAAGATTCTGGTGAGTTGAATGCTTTTTaacaagtttatttctttaatctTTTCCTGAGACAATATTGTAGATCTATTTTGTGTTTCAATGTTTTATTGTCTaacaaatgctttaaaaaagaaga
This portion of the Ictidomys tridecemlineatus isolate mIctTri1 chromosome 4, mIctTri1.hap1, whole genome shotgun sequence genome encodes:
- the LOC101977419 gene encoding olfactory receptor 8C8, whose product is MAMENDSSVVEFFLTGLTNRPELELPLFFLILVNCTVTVVGNMSLIVLIFLNLHLHTPMYFFLFNLSFIDFCYSFVCTPKMLLCFVSERNIISFAGCMTQLFFFCFFVHSECYVLTAMAYDRYVAICQPLLYRVVMSPRVCSLLMLGSYLMGFAGAMVHTGCMIRLSFCDSNVINHYMCDILPLLQLSCSSTHVNELVSSVVVGTVVIVSSLIILISYALILYNVLHMSSAKGSSKAMSTCGSHIVTVGLFYGFGLLTHVKTSSPGSVTQEKFFSVFCNFGVPMLNPLIYSLRNKDVKLALKRTLKRITN